In one Chloroflexota bacterium genomic region, the following are encoded:
- a CDS encoding VTT domain-containing protein, whose amino-acid sequence MTDHVSSAAASRPVPVRPITPPVELRPSGDQQPEAPPAKRSVWKLVLTLLALGAMSGLFLFFPIDWDKVGNWGYVGVFGVVFVATASVALPIPYLFIVARAALYLDPFGVTLVAGIAGALGELSGYVLGASGRELFPQNKVYDRANHLMVKYGFWCVVFFAFVPNPVFDAIGFAAGVLKYPLWRFLLACFLGKSMKFAMAAFAVPMIRFTCLYLPDACGWVSHGPLGRLVG is encoded by the coding sequence ATGACTGACCACGTATCCTCGGCTGCCGCCTCGCGCCCCGTACCGGTGCGCCCCATCACGCCGCCCGTCGAGCTGCGCCCGTCTGGTGACCAGCAGCCCGAGGCCCCGCCGGCGAAGCGCTCGGTCTGGAAGCTCGTCCTGACCCTGCTGGCGCTCGGGGCGATGAGCGGCCTGTTTCTGTTCTTCCCGATTGACTGGGACAAGGTCGGAAACTGGGGCTACGTCGGCGTGTTCGGCGTCGTGTTCGTGGCGACGGCCAGCGTGGCCCTGCCGATCCCATACCTCTTCATCGTGGCGCGGGCCGCGCTGTATCTCGATCCGTTCGGCGTGACCCTGGTGGCCGGCATCGCCGGCGCGCTCGGCGAATTGTCGGGATACGTCCTTGGGGCCAGCGGGCGCGAGCTGTTTCCGCAGAACAAGGTGTATGACCGCGCCAACCACCTGATGGTCAAGTACGGGTTCTGGTGCGTCGTCTTCTTCGCGTTTGTGCCGAATCCCGTCTTCGACGCCATCGGATTCGCGGCGGGCGTGCTCAAGTACCCGCTCTGGCGCTTCCTGCTGGCCTGCTTCCTCGGCAAGTCGATGAAGTTTGCGATGGCCGCCTTCGCCGTCCCGATGATCCGCTTCACCTGCCTCTACCTCCCCGACGCCTGCGGCTGGGTGTCGCATGGGCCGCTCGGACGCCTGGTCGGCTAG
- a CDS encoding cellulase family glycosylhydrolase — MRLWFSVVGVTLLVLGVLTTSLPSTPALAQSSGEAFDDFAVGIIVDTTNPRSMAMAREGGFTHAKMIVNWARLEPRRGRYTFRESSENDLDNVMKAARGEDMKLVVRVDGAPDWAGGKPSKADTGAVEAFYAAMAAHGKGAIVAYEVLNEPNLPFEWGGDPSPSGYAQFVKAAYRGVKKGDANALVIAGGLSPAAQVDDLEFLRGMYAAGVKGSMDVVAIHNYGGNFEPETDPGSCGICFRRAELYRQIMVEQGDGNTPLWGTEFGWLLDSGKNMGQYDWMRVSAEKQAEYVVRSFQYAQRNWPWMTGLLLSNLDASTSPYHTAPQDGMPWFAILNKDHSPRPAWKAVKAWREQELARGASRPRLSAAAQAASPTPVAPTPEPTLAPTATLVPALEPTPEPSAAPLLETPAAQASPATAALPEPPAASPTALIRLRITKTGGTGANLRAEPRPDARVIAILLDDTQLDVVGEDVKAGGVTWKNVRTTGSTSDGVTGWVSAQYLLP, encoded by the coding sequence GTGCGGCTCTGGTTCTCTGTGGTCGGCGTGACGCTGCTGGTGCTCGGAGTGCTGACCACGTCGCTGCCGTCAACGCCGGCCCTCGCGCAGTCGAGCGGCGAGGCCTTCGATGATTTCGCGGTCGGCATCATCGTCGACACCACCAACCCGCGCAGTATGGCGATGGCGCGTGAAGGCGGCTTCACCCACGCCAAAATGATCGTCAACTGGGCGCGCCTGGAGCCGCGCCGGGGCCGCTACACGTTCCGCGAATCGTCCGAGAACGATCTCGACAACGTGATGAAGGCGGCGCGCGGCGAGGACATGAAGCTCGTGGTGCGGGTGGACGGCGCGCCCGACTGGGCCGGTGGCAAGCCGTCGAAGGCCGACACCGGCGCGGTCGAAGCGTTCTACGCCGCGATGGCCGCGCACGGGAAGGGGGCCATCGTCGCCTACGAGGTCCTGAACGAGCCGAACCTGCCGTTCGAGTGGGGCGGCGACCCCAGCCCGTCCGGCTACGCGCAGTTCGTGAAGGCGGCGTACCGGGGCGTCAAGAAGGGCGACGCGAACGCCCTGGTGATCGCCGGCGGCCTCTCGCCGGCCGCGCAGGTGGACGACCTGGAGTTTCTGCGCGGGATGTACGCGGCGGGCGTCAAAGGCTCGATGGATGTGGTGGCCATCCATAACTACGGCGGCAACTTCGAGCCGGAGACGGACCCTGGCAGTTGCGGCATCTGCTTCCGCCGTGCCGAGCTGTATCGGCAGATCATGGTGGAGCAGGGCGACGGCAACACGCCGCTCTGGGGAACCGAGTTCGGCTGGTTGCTGGACTCGGGCAAGAACATGGGCCAGTACGACTGGATGCGTGTCTCGGCAGAGAAGCAGGCCGAGTACGTCGTGCGCTCGTTCCAGTACGCGCAGAGGAACTGGCCCTGGATGACCGGGCTGCTGCTCTCGAACCTGGACGCCAGCACCTCGCCGTACCACACCGCGCCGCAGGACGGGATGCCCTGGTTCGCGATCCTGAACAAGGACCACTCGCCGCGCCCGGCCTGGAAAGCGGTGAAGGCGTGGCGCGAGCAGGAGCTGGCGCGGGGGGCGTCACGCCCTCGCCTGTCGGCAGCCGCGCAGGCGGCCTCGCCGACTCCGGTTGCGCCGACACCCGAGCCGACGCTCGCGCCAACGGCGACGCTCGTCCCGGCCCTGGAGCCGACGCCCGAGCCGAGCGCCGCCCCGCTGCTGGAGACGCCGGCTGCACAGGCCAGCCCGGCCACGGCGGCTCTGCCCGAGCCACCGGCGGCGTCGCCAACGGCGCTCATCCGCTTGCGGATCACGAAGACGGGTGGGACCGGTGCGAACCTGCGTGCCGAGCCTCGGCCCGATGCGCGGGTCATCGCCATCCTGCTGGACGACACGCAGCTCGACGTGGTCGGCGAGGACGTGAAGGCCGGCGGCGTGACCTGGAAGAACGTCCGCACCACCGGCAGCACGTCGGATGGCGTCACCGGCTGGGTGTCGGCGCAGTACCTGTTGCCGTAG
- a CDS encoding zinc-binding dehydrogenase: protein MAKTGRAVVLAKAGAPFEIREYPVPDVEPGAALVRITLSNVCGSDLHIWRGELDPIKRNWALPRHNGHEMTGFIEKLGEGVTTDSDGQPLKEGDRVVFQYFFPCGRCKNCLAGRSRACPLRYAHTAVPCDQPPYFNGGWGDYFYLRPRHTVFKVPDHLSDDLVVGVNCAFSQVVCGMDVGNLQTGETVVIQGAGGLGLYAIAVAKERGAGQVIVVDGVPERLDLAEAFGADHVIDMRESKTPEDRAARVKELTGGWGADVVVDVAGFPAVVAEGMKMMAQGARYVEIGNISPGLTYDADPSFWVTNNCTITGIHVYEPRHLREALRMLDRKSSVYPFHKIVSHRFPLEEVNEVLAAQDKGHITRASLVP from the coding sequence ATGGCAAAGACTGGTCGCGCGGTCGTCCTGGCGAAGGCGGGCGCACCGTTTGAGATCCGCGAGTACCCGGTCCCTGACGTGGAACCAGGAGCCGCCCTGGTCCGGATCACGCTCTCGAATGTGTGCGGGTCCGACCTGCACATCTGGCGCGGCGAGCTGGACCCGATCAAGCGGAACTGGGCGCTGCCCCGCCACAACGGCCACGAGATGACCGGCTTCATCGAGAAGCTCGGCGAGGGCGTCACGACGGATTCGGATGGGCAGCCGCTCAAAGAGGGCGACCGCGTCGTCTTCCAGTACTTCTTCCCCTGTGGCCGCTGCAAGAACTGCCTCGCCGGGCGGAGCCGGGCCTGCCCGCTGCGCTACGCTCACACAGCCGTGCCGTGCGATCAGCCGCCCTACTTCAACGGCGGCTGGGGCGACTACTTCTACCTGCGGCCCCGGCACACCGTCTTCAAGGTGCCGGACCATCTGTCTGACGACCTGGTCGTCGGCGTCAACTGCGCGTTCTCGCAGGTGGTCTGCGGCATGGACGTTGGCAATCTCCAGACCGGCGAGACGGTGGTGATCCAGGGCGCCGGCGGCCTGGGCCTGTACGCCATCGCCGTGGCGAAGGAGCGCGGCGCGGGACAGGTCATCGTCGTGGACGGGGTGCCGGAGCGGCTGGATCTTGCCGAGGCGTTCGGCGCGGATCATGTCATCGATATGCGCGAGTCGAAGACGCCTGAGGATCGCGCGGCTCGCGTCAAGGAACTGACCGGCGGCTGGGGCGCGGATGTCGTAGTGGATGTGGCTGGCTTCCCGGCCGTCGTGGCCGAGGGCATGAAGATGATGGCCCAGGGCGCGCGCTACGTCGAGATCGGCAATATCTCGCCGGGCCTGACCTACGACGCCGATCCGTCGTTCTGGGTGACCAACAACTGCACCATCACCGGCATTCACGTCTACGAGCCGCGCCACCTCCGCGAGGCGCTGCGGATGCTGGATCGGAAGAGCAGCGTCTACCCGTTCCACAAGATCGTCTCGCACCGCTTCCCGCTGGAAGAGGTCAACGAGGTGCTGGCGGCCCAGGACAAGGGGCACATCACCCGGGCCAGCCTCGTACCGTAG
- the dgoD gene encoding galactonate dehydratase, producing MKIVAIDNLLMRVERQNWHFVKITTDEGITGVGEASVEGRELTVCAAVDEFKRYLIGEDPGPIEHHWQRLHRHGFWRGGIILNSAIAAIEQALWDIKGKKLGAPVYELLGGPTRNRVQVYTHAGGPTAEATVEHVQKLMEEGYRAFKLGTGQPKNGMDERTLIRAAAKKIEAVRKAVGEDVHLALDNHGRFSPFYAIELMHALQPYNMLFLEELVPPENLQALKKVTDVKANVPLATGERLFSKWEFRELIDEQIVDIVQPDICHAGGILELKKIAAMAEAHYIKVAPHNPNGPVATAASLHLSAAIPNFLILETAKNEPHRTIAQKTGLKIENGWIELPKTPGLGIELDEEVIAAHPYSPRDYASEYYPDGSVADI from the coding sequence GTGAAGATTGTCGCCATCGACAACCTGCTGATGCGGGTCGAGCGCCAGAACTGGCACTTCGTCAAGATCACCACGGACGAGGGCATCACCGGCGTGGGCGAGGCGTCCGTCGAGGGGCGCGAGCTGACGGTCTGCGCCGCCGTCGACGAGTTCAAGCGCTACCTGATCGGCGAGGATCCCGGGCCGATCGAGCACCACTGGCAGCGCCTGCACCGTCACGGCTTCTGGCGCGGCGGGATCATCCTCAACTCGGCCATCGCGGCCATCGAGCAGGCGCTCTGGGACATCAAGGGCAAGAAGCTCGGTGCGCCCGTCTACGAGCTGCTGGGCGGGCCGACCCGCAACCGGGTCCAGGTCTACACCCACGCCGGCGGCCCGACCGCCGAGGCCACGGTCGAGCACGTCCAGAAGCTGATGGAAGAGGGCTACCGGGCGTTCAAGCTCGGGACCGGCCAGCCGAAGAACGGCATGGACGAGCGCACGCTGATCCGCGCGGCCGCGAAGAAGATCGAGGCCGTCCGCAAGGCGGTGGGCGAGGACGTCCACCTGGCGCTCGACAATCACGGGCGGTTCTCGCCGTTCTACGCCATCGAGCTGATGCACGCCCTGCAGCCGTACAACATGCTCTTCCTCGAAGAGCTGGTGCCGCCGGAGAACCTCCAGGCGCTCAAGAAGGTCACCGACGTCAAGGCGAACGTGCCGCTGGCGACGGGTGAGCGGCTGTTCAGCAAGTGGGAGTTCCGCGAGCTGATCGACGAGCAGATCGTGGACATCGTCCAGCCGGACATCTGCCACGCCGGCGGCATCCTGGAGCTGAAGAAGATCGCGGCGATGGCCGAGGCGCATTACATCAAGGTCGCGCCGCACAACCCGAACGGGCCGGTCGCCACGGCGGCCTCGCTGCACCTGTCAGCCGCCATCCCGAACTTCCTGATCCTCGAAACGGCCAAGAACGAGCCGCATCGGACGATTGCCCAGAAGACGGGGTTGAAGATCGAGAACGGCTGGATCGAGCTGCCGAAGACGCCGGGCCTCGGCATCGAGCTTGACGAGGAGGTCATCGCGGCACACCCGTACAGCCCGCGCGACTACGCCAGCGAGTACTACCCCGACGGCTCGGTGGCCGACATCTGA